Proteins encoded together in one Polypterus senegalus isolate Bchr_013 chromosome 16, ASM1683550v1, whole genome shotgun sequence window:
- the LOC120516732 gene encoding MAD2L1-binding protein, protein MMQRQGEIQTASQGKEMAESLELPLSVCTGTETPLVKEAALCEVDLQSEIKGENNQESQAIELSESFYALEEPQNGQVGSAMMPAVPPTGVDDNVRSSPSAIAVESPCDETNPTRKEADHRESSPQRQDDLQLSFGGKDENHTVLEPQADPENLKSSTSPSSLSSLTSRDFDEPCVSVEFAGYVTQETCCKFVCEIFKYLLYQRQQLPMPFEQMVFFEKKRQAMILTNELGSRKPQKEDGWDSKKCQRAVDDLEEILHNLEVLFSHSLVPRVLFLLGGNIMLPKELYEVNLQEIALGPNEQSLKPATCLRKIFRTLFMADIFSDPKSVQLMTTTVMVQCHRNCGVSWFRPKVEYTVPTRVKKQIIALSCSAGAELSHQTLFQMDHTDWDDYIWFQAPVTVKGFYK, encoded by the exons ATGATGCAGCGGCAGGGGGAGATTCAAACTGCCTCCCAAGGAAAAGAAATGGCGGAGTCTTTGGAACTACCGTTATCGGTGTGTACAGGGACAGAGACCCCGCTGGTTAAGGAGGCAGCCCTCTGTGAGGTTGACCTGCAGTCTGAGATTAAAGGTGAAAACAATCAGGAGTCTCAAGCAATAGAATTGTCCGAGTCTTTTTACGCCTTAGAGGAGCCTCAGAATGGACAAGTGGGGAGCGCGATGATGCCAGCGGTTCCGCCGACCGGCGTGGATGATAATGTGAGGTCAAGCCCTTCCGCTATAGCGGTAGAAAGCCCCTGTGATGAGACGAATCCGACAAGGAAGGAGGCTGACCATCGGGAAAGCAGCCCCCAACGCCAAGACG ATTTGCAACTGTCTTTTGGTGGTAAAGATGAAAATCATACAGTTCTGGAACCTCAAGCAGATCCTGAAAATTTGAAAAGCTCCACCAGTCCCAGTTCACTTTCCAGCCTAACTAGCAGGGACTTTGATGAGCCTTGTGTGTCTGTTGAATTTGCTGGATATGTCACCCAGGAGACTTGCTGCAAGTTTGTTTGTGAGATTTTTAAGTACCTTCTTTACCAAAGGCAACAACTTCCTATGCCTTTTGAGCAGATGGTGTTTTTTGAGAAGAAACGGCAAGCAATGATTTTG ACAAATGAGCTGGGCAGTAGAAAACCACAGAAAGAAGATGGCTGGGACAGTAAAAAATGTCAGCGGGCAGTTGATGACCTGGAAGAGATCTTGCACAACCTGGAGGTGCTTTTTTCTCATAGTCTGGTGCCCCGTGTGCTCTTTCTTCTTGGAGGCAATATCATGCTGCCTAAGGAGCTATATGAGGTCAATCTCCAGGAAATTGCCTTGGGTCCCAATGAGCAGAGCCTAAAACCAGCAACCTGTCTTAGAAAGATCTTCAGAACACTCTTCATGGCTGATATTTTTTCTGACCCCAAATCAGTTCAGCTTATGACCACAACAGTCATGGTGCAGTGCCACCGAAATTGTGGTGTCAGTTGGTTCCGGCCAAAGGTAGAGTATACAGTGCCAACTAGGGTAAAGAAGCAGATCATAGCTCTTTCCTGCAGTGCTGGTGCAGAGCTAAGCCATCAAACGCTCTTCCAGATGGACCATACAGACTGGGATGACTACATATGGTTTCAAGCACCAGTGACTGTTAAGGgattttataaatga